From Mytilus edulis chromosome 8, xbMytEdul2.2, whole genome shotgun sequence, one genomic window encodes:
- the LOC139485528 gene encoding uncharacterized protein C11orf42-like, with translation MDSKLYKSITECDARAVWPMVRNVVAAQLMGPDVIPIPYLMDAQYYDHGSIIVKESLSKMERLKGVRPGIITIGRLKDFIDDPKDTNLKEWPKTKKASERMNPTFTFEETALKNKLRKTVTVEIDACERYTMENIPGEDDVTVGLDNRGFQYVNKIYLVYEVCYADKIAVTVGIGNETDRVEIDQRVPIGFKMRKYKLKENGALGKPTDQPNKSKFEWIKRAHFRNPMDDLPDIPDE, from the exons ATGGATTCGAAGTTGTACAAAAGTATTACGGAATGCGATGCCAGGGCAGTCTGGCCTATGGTTAGAAATGTTGTGGCAGCTCAGCTTATGG gacCAGATGTAATTCCTATTCCGTATTTGATGGATGCACAATATTACGATCATGGTTCCATAATAGTCAAAGAATCGCTTTCTAAAATGGAAAGATTGAAAGGTGTAAGACCCGGAATTATAACAATAGGAAGGCTTAAAGATTTTATTGATGATCCAAAAGATACAAATTTAAAGGAATGGCCAAAAACAAAGAAAGCCTCAGAACGAATGAATCCAACTTTTACATTTGAAGAAACAGCTTTAAAAAATAAGTTACGTAAAACTGTGACAGTTGAAATAGATGCATGTGAACGATACACCATGGAGAACATCCCTGGAGAGGATGATGTCACGGTAGGATTGGATAATAGAG GATTTCAGTATGTAAACAAGATTTATCTGGTATACGAGGTTTGCTATGCAGACAAGATAGCAGTGACCGTCGGGATAGGGAATGAAACCGACAGAGTAGAAATAGATCAACGAGTTCCTATTGGCTTCAAAATGCGAAAATACAAGCTTAAAGAAAATGGCGCACTCGGGAAGCCTACAGACCAACCAAATAAATCGAAGTTCGAATGGATAAAACGAGCGCACTTCCGGAATCCAATGGATGATTTACCTGATATACCTGATGAGTGA